Proteins co-encoded in one Flavobacterium sp. M31R6 genomic window:
- a CDS encoding aldehyde dehydrogenase (NADP(+)) translates to MITGRNYIGSQLKASGTKTFKTFNPQLNKENPWVFTEATQEEIDETVILANQAFAAYKKCSGLEKANFLNAIADEILALGEELLVQYCSESGFPKGRAEGERGRMIGQLRSFADMLTEGSWVQATIDTAIADRQPAPKEDLRKMLVPLGPVVVFGSSNFPFAFSTAGGDTASALAAGCPVIVKSHSMHIGTGEMVASAVIKAAKKTNMPDGVFSNLVGGGTTLGASLVKHPLVKAVGFTGSIRGGRALFDLAAQRPEPIPVFAEMGSVNPVVLLPNALKENSQKWATAYAGSITLGAGQFCTNPGLLIAVKGAELTKFTEELATAIEKIEPFCMLHPTMQSGFQEGAQKVISQEGVSKVAEYKGEVAPNHGAQIVLTVDGKTFLENKMLSHEVFGPFSIIVKCDDESQLLSIVNQLDGQLTGTIIGEANELNAHTGIIAAMQNRVGRLIFNGVPTGVEVCPAMIHGGPYPASSDSRFTAVGTHAVYRWVRPFSYQNWPNSLLPLALQNENPLQILRTINNTQTQSPINYV, encoded by the coding sequence ATGATTACAGGAAGAAATTATATAGGAAGTCAACTTAAAGCAAGCGGAACGAAAACGTTTAAAACATTTAATCCGCAATTGAATAAGGAAAATCCTTGGGTTTTTACAGAAGCAACTCAAGAAGAAATTGATGAAACGGTTATTTTGGCCAATCAGGCGTTTGCTGCTTATAAAAAATGTTCTGGTTTGGAAAAAGCGAATTTTTTAAATGCAATTGCAGACGAAATTTTAGCTTTAGGTGAAGAATTATTAGTTCAGTATTGCAGCGAATCTGGTTTCCCAAAAGGGAGAGCAGAAGGTGAGCGAGGTAGAATGATTGGTCAATTGCGTTCGTTTGCAGATATGCTAACTGAAGGAAGTTGGGTTCAAGCTACTATTGACACAGCAATTGCAGATAGACAGCCTGCTCCAAAAGAAGATTTACGAAAAATGCTAGTGCCTTTAGGACCTGTTGTTGTATTTGGCTCTAGTAATTTTCCGTTTGCATTTTCTACAGCAGGAGGGGATACGGCCTCTGCCTTAGCTGCGGGTTGTCCCGTTATTGTAAAAAGTCATTCCATGCACATTGGCACTGGTGAAATGGTGGCTTCGGCAGTTATTAAAGCTGCCAAAAAAACAAATATGCCAGACGGCGTTTTTTCGAATCTTGTAGGTGGAGGAACAACTCTTGGAGCAAGTTTGGTAAAACATCCCCTTGTTAAAGCTGTTGGTTTTACAGGAAGTATTCGTGGAGGTAGAGCTTTATTTGATTTGGCTGCACAACGCCCGGAACCGATTCCCGTTTTTGCCGAAATGGGAAGTGTAAATCCTGTAGTGCTTTTGCCTAATGCTTTAAAAGAAAATAGTCAAAAATGGGCTACAGCTTATGCAGGATCGATTACGCTTGGAGCGGGTCAGTTTTGCACCAATCCAGGATTATTGATCGCGGTAAAAGGTGCCGAACTTACTAAATTTACCGAAGAATTAGCTACTGCTATTGAGAAAATAGAACCTTTTTGTATGCTGCATCCAACGATGCAATCGGGTTTTCAAGAAGGCGCTCAAAAGGTTATTTCTCAAGAAGGCGTTTCAAAAGTAGCAGAATATAAAGGAGAAGTTGCTCCAAATCATGGTGCTCAAATTGTTTTGACTGTCGATGGAAAAACATTTTTAGAGAATAAAATGTTATCTCACGAAGTTTTCGGTCCATTTTCAATCATTGTAAAATGTGATGATGAATCTCAATTACTTTCAATTGTAAATCAATTGGATGGACAGTTAACAGGAACTATAATTGGAGAAGCAAATGAATTAAATGCACATACAGGAATCATTGCAGCAATGCAAAATAGAGTAGGGCGTTTAATCTTTAATGGAGTTCCAACTGGAGTAGAAGTTTGTCCAGCAATGATTCACGGAGGGCCTTACCCAGCTTCCTCAGATTCGAGATTTACTGCTGTAGGAACACACGCTGTTTACCGTTGGGTGCGTCCTTTTAGTTATCAAAATTGGCCTAATAGTTTATTGCCATTGGCTTTACAAAATGAAAATCCGTTGCAAATTTTAAGAACCATAAACAATACCCAAACTCAATCACCTATAAATTATGTTTAA
- a CDS encoding dihydrodipicolinate synthase family protein, translating to MSIQWKGVMPAVTTKFTADDKLDFKMFEVNVKAQLEAGVEGIILGGTLGEASTLLEEEKRELVKGTVAMVNGQVPIIMNIAEQTTRGAILAANKAEQDGAKGLMMLPPMRYNASDYETVVYFTEVAKNTSLPIMVYNNPVDYKIEVTLDMFEEMLKYDNIQAVKESTRDISNVTRIINRFGDRLKILSGVDTLALESLLMGSDGWVSGLVDAFPRETVAIYKLAKAGRIDEALKIYRWFLPLLELDINAFLVQNIKLAEVATGIGTEYVRAPRLPLRGAEREKVLAVIAEGLRTRPTLPDYKNL from the coding sequence ATGAGTATTCAATGGAAAGGTGTAATGCCAGCAGTAACAACAAAATTTACTGCAGATGATAAACTAGACTTCAAAATGTTTGAAGTAAATGTAAAAGCACAATTAGAAGCAGGAGTTGAAGGAATTATTTTAGGAGGAACACTTGGTGAAGCAAGTACACTTTTGGAAGAAGAAAAAAGAGAACTTGTAAAAGGTACTGTTGCGATGGTAAACGGACAAGTTCCTATTATAATGAATATTGCAGAGCAAACGACTCGCGGAGCAATTTTGGCAGCCAATAAAGCCGAACAAGACGGTGCAAAAGGATTAATGATGTTGCCACCAATGCGTTATAATGCTTCAGATTATGAAACAGTTGTGTATTTTACGGAAGTAGCCAAAAACACTTCATTGCCTATTATGGTATATAATAATCCTGTAGATTATAAAATTGAAGTTACATTGGATATGTTTGAAGAAATGTTGAAATACGATAATATTCAAGCGGTAAAAGAATCTACAAGAGACATATCAAATGTAACAAGGATTATTAATCGTTTTGGTGATCGTTTAAAGATTTTATCTGGAGTAGATACTTTGGCATTAGAGAGTTTATTGATGGGTTCTGATGGATGGGTTTCAGGTTTAGTAGATGCTTTTCCAAGAGAAACAGTGGCTATTTATAAATTGGCTAAAGCAGGAAGAATCGATGAAGCTCTTAAAATATACAGATGGTTTTTGCCTTTGTTAGAATTGGACATCAATGCATTCTTGGTTCAAAATATCAAATTGGCAGAAGTAGCTACAGGAATTGGTACAGAATATGTACGTGCGCCTAGATTACCGCTTCGTGGTGCAGAAAGAGAAAAAGTTTTGGCTGTTATTGCTGAAGGTTTACGTACAAGACCAACTTTACCAGATTACAAAAATTTGTAA
- a CDS encoding AraC family transcriptional regulator — protein sequence MKVFPFKIPKSGEEPLIYQEDREVVFYDKLHQHEEIQISFIEKGEGAVFAGDTISHYQEGDILVIGSNLPHVFRSDARENESSIMCTLFFTTNSFGKDFFNLNTFKNIHPFLENSKNGFIIHNPPKKIIKSFKKLKKADNFERFILFLDIIKWISNNEKEQLSNYLYDKKITDNEGKRMQTVFEHVMTNFHKNITLDEIASIANMTKNAFCRYFKVRTNKSFFQFLIEVRIESASKLLANNNELSVLEIAELCGFNNISNFNRKFKELKHNSPLQYRKLNI from the coding sequence ATGAAAGTTTTTCCGTTTAAAATACCCAAATCAGGCGAAGAACCTCTTATTTATCAAGAAGATAGAGAAGTTGTATTTTATGACAAACTCCATCAACACGAAGAAATTCAAATTAGTTTTATCGAAAAAGGTGAAGGTGCTGTTTTTGCAGGAGATACTATTTCACATTATCAAGAAGGAGATATTTTGGTTATTGGTAGTAATTTACCTCATGTTTTTAGAAGTGATGCTCGTGAAAATGAATCGTCAATCATGTGCACCCTGTTTTTTACCACTAATTCTTTTGGAAAAGATTTTTTTAATTTAAACACCTTCAAAAATATTCATCCTTTTTTAGAAAACAGTAAAAACGGATTCATCATTCATAATCCTCCAAAAAAAATAATCAAATCATTTAAAAAATTAAAAAAAGCGGACAACTTCGAACGCTTTATTCTGTTTTTAGATATCATAAAATGGATTTCGAATAATGAAAAAGAGCAACTTTCGAATTATTTATATGATAAAAAAATTACAGATAATGAAGGCAAACGAATGCAGACCGTTTTTGAACATGTTATGACTAACTTCCACAAAAACATAACTCTAGACGAGATTGCCTCAATTGCAAATATGACCAAAAATGCTTTTTGCAGGTACTTTAAAGTTAGAACCAACAAGTCTTTTTTTCAGTTTTTGATAGAGGTAAGAATTGAAAGTGCTTCAAAATTATTGGCCAACAACAATGAACTTTCCGTTTTAGAAATTGCCGAATTATGTGGTTTTAACAACATTTCAAACTTCAATAGAAAATTTAAAGAGCTAAAACACAATTCCCCTTTGCAATATAGAAAATTAAATATCTAA
- a CDS encoding S24 family peptidase — MSITCDRYSKYEENKSDPPLEILQNISRYYHTSIDIFLSVELKSIPIENLLKLGDNRILLPIMVDRNQNNYIEIVPHNAKAGYAAGGYSDSTFISELEHIYLPWLDKNEKYRTFPVDEDSMPAHNDKSYIIGRYIEKIGDVVDGKTYIIITKNQEMVYKRLNKNGKNVLVLKSDNNFYKPYEIRFSEIAEIWEYTGSLERENYKPEVFDANSLEVIISKMQQDMEELKDKLQN, encoded by the coding sequence TTGTCTATTACATGCGACCGATATTCAAAATATGAAGAAAATAAATCGGATCCTCCGTTGGAAATTTTACAGAATATTTCCCGTTATTATCATACTAGTATTGATATATTTCTTTCTGTTGAATTGAAAAGTATTCCCATAGAAAATTTGCTAAAGCTTGGCGATAACAGAATATTACTGCCGATAATGGTAGATCGAAATCAAAATAATTATATTGAGATTGTACCCCATAATGCTAAAGCGGGTTATGCTGCCGGGGGATATTCTGATTCCACATTTATTTCAGAGCTTGAACATATTTATCTCCCTTGGCTCGACAAAAATGAAAAGTACAGGACTTTCCCTGTGGATGAAGATTCTATGCCTGCTCACAACGACAAGTCTTATATAATTGGAAGGTATATTGAAAAAATTGGAGATGTTGTGGATGGTAAAACTTATATTATCATTACCAAGAATCAGGAAATGGTATATAAGCGGCTAAATAAAAACGGAAAAAATGTATTGGTTTTAAAGTCGGATAATAATTTTTATAAACCTTATGAGATTAGATTTTCTGAAATAGCTGAAATATGGGAATATACCGGAAGTCTTGAACGCGAAAATTATAAACCTGAAGTTTTCGATGCCAACAGTTTAGAAGTCATTATCAGCAAGATGCAGCAAGATATGGAAGAGCTCAAAGACAAGTTACAGAATTAG
- a CDS encoding 2'-5' RNA ligase family protein yields the protein MKKTYSLVIHPPEPILALVKSMKEQLAAEVGWFNSKNSVGHITICEFKATEKGIENIKNQILKICDTLSPVEVYLNEFGSFPKNGAFFIAPDNDSKKSLKNIMKRFHKSLLIPNMLKSDNPHLSIARRLSSENLIKANQLFTEIDLHFVCDRLVLRQFDEKIKQFFVIDTFEFNDNLQPESIQGTLF from the coding sequence ATGAAAAAGACATATTCACTTGTTATTCACCCTCCCGAGCCTATTCTTGCTTTGGTAAAGTCTATGAAAGAACAATTGGCAGCTGAAGTGGGTTGGTTCAACAGTAAAAACTCCGTGGGACATATTACCATCTGCGAATTTAAGGCAACCGAAAAGGGAATTGAGAATATCAAAAATCAAATTCTTAAAATATGTGATACACTATCCCCTGTTGAAGTGTATCTAAATGAGTTTGGTTCCTTTCCCAAAAACGGTGCTTTTTTCATAGCACCCGACAACGATTCCAAGAAAAGCTTAAAGAACATCATGAAACGATTTCATAAATCACTACTCATTCCAAATATGCTAAAAAGCGACAATCCACATCTCTCCATTGCCCGAAGATTAAGTTCCGAAAATCTAATAAAAGCCAATCAATTATTTACCGAAATTGATTTACATTTTGTTTGTGACCGATTGGTTTTGCGCCAATTTGACGAGAAAATAAAACAGTTTTTTGTAATCGATACTTTCGAATTTAATGACAATCTGCAACCAGAATCAATACAGGGAACACTTTTTTAA
- a CDS encoding thioredoxin family protein, whose translation MKISIKHIFIIFLLFFVSFAKAQKTTINFIENDYKLALEQSKTSKKPIFVMVYATWCPHCNKMKATVLKDPAVIDFFNANYINVMMDGESPTGKDFMKKFRVTSFPTFLYLNEKETHLYSTGGEFTPEEFISESKKALNPNTQLPYLESQFNDDIRNSESCLLYLNALRKSIDRDKTDEIVAKYLSTQPKDQLFTAINWKIIAFGVNKLNTKEFDFVLDHQSDFAKVASPKRVEAKIVSVVNQSLKHNMESLDSIGYSKNRILAKNSNLTKVDSLVFKLDLQMYEACKCWDKYKQTTLESVQKWAWNDYKTINEITKIYIQHINDKEALQSAVTWAKRSVELNDSAESNFSLARLYNKTKDKKTAITYARKTKAIIVAMGWDTKEIDQFYLDLGIK comes from the coding sequence ATGAAAATTTCAATAAAACATATTTTTATCATCTTCCTCTTGTTTTTTGTATCGTTCGCAAAGGCACAAAAGACAACAATTAATTTTATAGAAAATGATTATAAACTGGCGCTTGAACAATCCAAAACATCCAAAAAGCCAATTTTTGTAATGGTTTATGCCACTTGGTGCCCGCATTGCAACAAAATGAAAGCTACTGTTTTAAAAGACCCAGCTGTAATTGATTTTTTTAACGCCAACTACATCAATGTAATGATGGATGGGGAATCTCCGACGGGTAAAGATTTTATGAAAAAATTTAGGGTAACTTCCTTTCCGACATTTTTATACTTGAACGAAAAGGAAACCCATCTCTATAGTACGGGAGGTGAATTCACGCCGGAAGAATTTATTTCGGAATCCAAAAAAGCATTAAATCCAAATACACAATTACCTTATTTAGAAAGCCAATTTAATGACGACATTCGAAATTCAGAAAGTTGTCTGCTTTATTTAAACGCCCTAAGAAAGAGCATCGACAGAGACAAAACCGATGAAATTGTGGCCAAATATCTATCCACCCAGCCCAAGGACCAACTCTTTACAGCAATCAATTGGAAGATTATTGCCTTTGGCGTTAATAAATTGAATACAAAAGAATTTGATTTCGTTTTGGATCACCAAAGCGATTTTGCTAAAGTGGCATCACCCAAAAGAGTCGAAGCCAAAATTGTAAGCGTAGTCAACCAATCCTTAAAACACAACATGGAAAGCCTAGATTCAATCGGATATTCCAAGAACAGAATCCTTGCCAAAAACAGCAATTTAACTAAAGTGGATTCCTTAGTGTTCAAACTCGATCTACAAATGTATGAAGCCTGCAAATGTTGGGATAAATACAAACAAACCACATTGGAATCTGTCCAAAAATGGGCTTGGAACGACTACAAAACCATCAACGAAATCACCAAAATTTACATACAGCACATCAATGATAAAGAAGCTTTACAATCTGCTGTCACTTGGGCAAAACGGTCTGTCGAATTGAACGATTCCGCCGAGAGTAATTTCTCATTAGCACGATTATACAATAAAACAAAAGATAAAAAAACAGCCATAACATACGCCCGAAAGACCAAAGCCATTATTGTGGCAATGGGTTGGGACACCAAAGAAATAGACCAATTTTATTTGGATTTAGGGATAAAATAA
- a CDS encoding LytTR family transcriptional regulator DNA-binding domain-containing protein, giving the protein MSSEKNFMRIHKSYIIALDKIDTTEKDFVIIKNERLPVGITYRRELIDRLKNKSIQ; this is encoded by the coding sequence ATGTCTTCTGAAAAAAACTTCATGCGTATCCATAAATCCTATATTATTGCATTGGACAAAATTGACACCACCGAAAAAGATTTTGTCATCATTAAAAATGAAAGATTACCTGTCGGGATTACGTATCGCAGAGAATTGATCGATAGGTTGAAGAATAAAAGTATTCAATAG
- a CDS encoding sensor histidine kinase codes for MNKKFDNLMDNKWWQEIAVVGFSLTIYTLKNDWMLFSSLASILMGISFYLILYMHAQFNRFFLLPVLFKGQRPLTYLSLTLLGVLVFSVLLFEMSTLDIFSKSHLYQNSHQRSYLYQLASVLGTLVCILSPIIVFKFYRIHKKQTDEALLFNQMQLNALKGQLNPHFLFNTFNTLYGISLEFPERTSDLIMKVSQLMRYQLESNSKQCVSLEDELDFINSYVQLEKERVGYRCDITYDCKIDNENAYKVSPMLLIAFIENAFKHGTCAIEKCFVRIIITVENGLLHLHVVNSIPKKTDVVSTKIGLKNTIERLNLIYGKDYKLDIQDDKNTYIVDLKLQLKKTL; via the coding sequence ATGAATAAAAAATTTGATAATTTAATGGACAACAAATGGTGGCAAGAAATTGCCGTTGTTGGTTTTTCATTGACGATTTATACTTTAAAGAACGATTGGATGTTATTTAGTTCTTTGGCATCTATTTTAATGGGTATTTCTTTCTATCTCATTTTGTACATGCACGCCCAATTCAATCGTTTTTTTCTGCTTCCAGTACTATTTAAGGGGCAAAGACCATTAACTTATTTGTCTCTAACTTTATTGGGAGTATTAGTATTTTCGGTTCTTTTATTTGAAATGTCTACTTTGGATATTTTCAGTAAAAGTCATTTGTATCAAAACTCGCATCAAAGAAGCTATTTGTATCAATTGGCGAGTGTTTTAGGGACATTGGTTTGTATTTTGAGTCCGATAATTGTTTTTAAATTTTATAGAATTCACAAAAAACAAACGGACGAAGCTTTACTGTTCAATCAAATGCAGTTGAATGCTCTTAAAGGGCAATTAAATCCTCATTTTTTATTCAACACATTCAATACACTTTACGGAATCAGCTTAGAATTTCCCGAAAGAACCTCCGATTTGATTATGAAAGTATCGCAATTAATGCGCTATCAGCTCGAAAGCAACAGCAAACAATGTGTCTCGCTTGAGGACGAACTTGATTTTATAAATAGTTACGTGCAACTGGAGAAAGAACGTGTAGGTTACCGTTGCGATATTACGTACGATTGCAAAATTGACAATGAAAATGCCTATAAAGTGTCACCGATGTTACTGATCGCTTTTATCGAAAATGCTTTCAAACACGGGACTTGTGCCATAGAAAAATGTTTTGTCCGAATCATAATTACTGTTGAAAACGGTTTACTGCATTTGCATGTCGTGAATTCAATTCCGAAGAAAACTGATGTGGTTTCGACTAAAATTGGTTTAAAAAACACTATAGAACGTTTAAATTTAATTTACGGTAAAGACTATAAATTAGATATTCAAGATGACAAAAATACGTATATTGTAGATTTGAAATTACAACTCAAAAAGACATTATAA
- a CDS encoding TolC family protein, whose amino-acid sequence MCFKKITLLFFLIFASVSYSQTLSLKEAIKTGLENFGSIKAKNNYANASRETLKQTRRDYLPNLNLSAQQDYGTINGQNGPLYGFNGLGTASSGPTLAEQNWNAAFGALYLANVNWDFFTFGKTQEKINLAKIDVQSRENDLQQERFQQEIKISSAYLNLLASQRLLISQQKNLSRTEVFRKNAVARVKNGLLAGVDSTLATAEVSKAKIALNLAKNLVKEQNNKLVDLMGITPQDIITDTVFVNRIPKNIIMDEKASDSLHPLLQFYKTKIDYSNQQVKLYKRFYYPTMSAFGVLQTRASGFNNDYALDRNSFSRNYLDGVNPDRSNYLVGIGISWNLTTPFRTSKQVSAQKFVSQGLQEEYNQADRELKSQLTLADDKIKITLDNYAEAPIQVKAAAQAYLQKSTLYKNGLTDLTDLTQTLFILNRAEIDRDIVNNNVWQSYLLKVAAIGNFDLFINEF is encoded by the coding sequence ATGTGTTTTAAAAAAATCACTTTATTGTTTTTCTTGATTTTTGCCTCCGTGAGTTATTCACAGACCTTGTCTTTGAAAGAAGCCATAAAAACGGGTCTTGAAAACTTTGGCTCTATCAAAGCAAAAAACAATTACGCCAATGCTTCGCGAGAGACACTTAAACAAACTCGTCGCGATTATTTACCCAACCTTAATCTATCTGCCCAGCAGGATTACGGAACTATCAATGGGCAAAATGGCCCTTTATATGGATTTAATGGTTTAGGAACCGCTTCTTCCGGCCCAACATTGGCAGAACAAAACTGGAACGCCGCTTTTGGTGCTTTGTATTTGGCCAACGTGAATTGGGACTTTTTTACTTTTGGGAAAACCCAAGAAAAAATCAATCTGGCTAAAATTGATGTTCAGAGCCGTGAAAATGACCTGCAGCAAGAGCGATTTCAGCAAGAGATTAAAATTTCTTCGGCCTATCTGAATTTATTGGCCAGCCAAAGATTATTGATCTCACAGCAAAAGAATTTAAGTCGTACCGAAGTTTTCAGGAAGAATGCTGTTGCAAGAGTCAAAAACGGTTTACTTGCCGGAGTTGATTCCACTTTGGCGACAGCCGAGGTTTCTAAAGCCAAAATTGCCTTAAATCTGGCTAAAAATTTGGTAAAGGAACAAAACAATAAATTGGTCGATTTGATGGGGATTACTCCTCAGGACATCATCACCGATACCGTTTTTGTGAATCGAATTCCAAAAAACATCATAATGGATGAAAAAGCCAGCGACAGTTTACATCCATTGCTTCAATTCTACAAAACAAAGATTGACTACAGCAATCAACAGGTTAAATTATACAAACGATTTTACTATCCAACGATGAGCGCTTTTGGTGTTTTGCAAACACGAGCTTCCGGGTTTAATAATGATTATGCATTGGATAGAAATTCTTTCAGCAGAAATTATTTGGATGGTGTGAATCCTGACCGTTCCAATTATTTGGTTGGAATCGGAATTAGCTGGAATTTGACAACTCCGTTTAGAACGAGCAAACAAGTGAGTGCCCAAAAATTTGTTTCGCAAGGTTTACAGGAAGAATACAACCAAGCTGATCGTGAACTAAAATCACAATTGACTTTGGCTGATGATAAAATAAAAATCACGCTTGACAATTATGCAGAAGCCCCTATTCAGGTAAAAGCAGCAGCTCAAGCCTATTTGCAAAAATCAACTTTATACAAAAATGGTTTAACCGATTTGACCGATTTGACACAAACGCTGTTTATCCTCAATCGTGCCGAAATTGACCGTGACATCGTCAACAATAATGTTTGGCAATCGTATTTGCTGAAAGTAGCCGCAATTGGCAATTTTGACTTATTTATAAATGAATTTTAA